The Periophthalmus magnuspinnatus isolate fPerMag1 chromosome 19, fPerMag1.2.pri, whole genome shotgun sequence region CTCGTTGGCATCCCATCCATTAGACTGTGTGAATAATGGATCACTACATTAAATGTGCCAGCATATTGGGTATTAATATGTTTACATTTGCTAATAAATACTGTGGATCTAAAGTTTCTGTTTCTATTTTCAATAGATCATCCATAGATAATATTATAGAGCACCACATATATTCAATAAAAGATCATCATGTATCTAAGGGCCTGGGTAGGATTTATACCCAGCTGTGGATAAACATATACTACAGAGTTTTTTGTGAACTCACAGCGTCGTTTTCAAGGTCGTAACTCTCTCCGTTATTGTCTCCAGCGTCCCATCTTTGTAAAACCTTTTCTTTGTGCTCTCCATTGACGCGAGTGGAGCTGATAGCGGTGTCTGTGAAGGTATCTACAGCACAAATGCAATTtggaaaaattaaataaattttaaaaagcagcacACAATCAATAATCccttaaaacattataaaaaggtAAATGGTTGTATTGTATACCTCGTGTGGCATAGTTGAGATCCACGTCTCTGCAGATCATCGTGACTAGGTCTTGAGGGCTGAAGATCATGGTGTCAGTGATGTCTTCTCTTCGGGGAGGAGTTGATGTGGAACCCTCGTCTTCCGAGCGTTTATGTACAGCATCCACAGCTAGCTCACACTGAAGAAAACCAATCGGTCAGTACAAATTAGCACATTTACAGTACTATAAATGTGTACAGTGAAAACCTGTCCAACACAAACTAGCATAGCAACAGCATGCCACTGAAAGTGCTACTCACTCGAGAACTAAGGGTTTTGAAAATGCCTTCAAACACACTGCCATTCTTGACTCTAATGTCACAAGTGGAGCCCTGTGAAACAAATTAAGAGCTACAGTGAAATTTGTGTTTAGAAATATCTATTTTCTTtagacaaaatgtgttcagactCACCACAACTGCTGTGAGAAAATGAAGCATTCTGGCATTATTGTAAACACCCTCAAATACCTATTAATTGGGAGGAAAAGGCCACAAACAATCAGATAGAAGGCATTAGATGTGCTGCATAGCTATGAAAATGTATCACTTAAATGTTCTGAATTATGGTTAAATAAATGATGTACTTACAGAAGATGACTGAAAGGAGGGTTTTGCTGAATTTCTGTTCCTATGGAAGAAAGAGTAAACATGTTTGTCAGCTTTGAAATAGAAGAATAACTTGTTTTGTAGCTTGTTTAACAAACCAGTATTTTCTATCCATTTATACAGGAGTTTTGTTTACGTCTACTTGTGTGAAATCCATACATAACAAATCAAAATTCGAAATTACTTCATTGGAAATCCACGTGTTATTAGCTAAAAGTTAAATAGACGTGTGCGTCAAACAACTAAAATCTGAGCGGATATGATGGGCATCGAACAATACACTGCATTAAATGTATGATGTCGTTATTATTGGTTTATTAGCTGCGAAAGGTCCTCGTCTATGACATGTTTCAAAACAAAGCCTGAGCGGACTCACAACAGCTTGGTAAACACGGTCCGTCTTAGATAAAGACCAAACGGGACAGTGTGTTATACAAACAAAGATCTCACGTACAAGTCAGGTCTTACCTACGATGTGGAGGAGAGCTGTTTTTATTCTTAGCCATGATCATGTTTCGCAATACTCAATAGAAGAATTAACTTCAAATGCCTTTTATTTATGATCTCGTTACTTTAGCATTTGCTATAAGAGTCCTCCTCTTGTATTTGTTATCAGCCCAGTATTCTTGATTATTGGTTCCATTTCGTTGTCAATCAAGTTAAACCCAACCTCATTGGCTCAGAGTAAAGTCATTTTGACAACCACGCCCACTGAGAGCAAAGCGTCTAACCGGTAGGCCTCCGGGTCACAAGACAATCCCCGGACTGTCTTACAAGAAGAATCCAGAGTTGCTTACCTCCCTGCGGGCGTCCTATTGCCACTGTTCCCGCCGCTGACAGGGGTAGACATCCCAGCCGGATTTGTGGTTCCGTTTGACGTCTTTCTCCCGCCTGAACCAGgagtctgttgttgttttagcaTTGATGCTTAGAAAGCAACAACTTTAAGCTAACCTATTTAACACCAACTAGTCACCTATAAGAAGTTTTTGTAGGCTCTCGTAGAGTTAGATATACGGATTTACGACTGAACCGGCGTCAACCCACTAACAcagatgctaaagctaatgctacaACCTCAATATGGGTCGCCTGTGGCCTAAAATGCAAAAGCAAAATCCAGAGATCTATATAAAGATAAAATACTCCTTGATTAAGCGACTCAAAAGTCTATTCCGGTTATTGTTCTGTCAGATAAGTCCTAAAAAATATCGCAAGTTTCGGTATATTATTTAGCAGTAGCTTGAGCTAGCTTATccgtattagcattagctttgatcCTTACTCTTGCTCCAGGCGCTAGATTTCATGGATTTACTTTCCTCAGCCTGTCTTGTTGCCTTGACTCTGATGTCCGTGGCTGCTATTTTAAAAACTAACTTCATAGAGTTGCTGTTTGTTAACTTACAAAGTTTTAGCTTTAAGGTTTCTTGTAGAAAACCTGCTGCGGTCGGTCAACACCACCTCTCGGTAGGTTTGCTTGACTCAATCCGCGCGTTGCACACTGCCAACCGGCACAAGGCAGAAGGGGGAGGGGGCGTTCACGTCCGCCTTTGACCCACTCCTCAAAATGTCCCTATCGTCCCTATGCACTCAAGAATCACCGTGACACTATTCTGATTTATATAGACATTTATGTGTTATACgtataaataaatgcactgaCAGAAGAGATGACTTGATGCAGCCGGCCAGTACACGTGGCACACGAAGCGCAATCAACTGCACTTGTTTGGGGACGAAGTAGAAGTAAGAACGTCAATTGTTAGAGTATATTTATATCACATGTTGTTCATATTCTTGccacaaaataaaagaacaataataaaaagtattcaATATCCTGGTGCGCTTATAATGTGGTCATTACGGTTGTAATCTGAGGTCAATATGGCAACCTCCTTGTAGTACATCCGCGTCACAGCCAGTGAGTTTGAAGGCAAAACCAGACTTCTCAATGTGATTCTGAATAAGTAAGTCTCTGAATATCAGCGTTGAAGCTTCACATACAAATGGCATTGCTGCTATATTATGTTAACTTGGTTTAGAGCAAGTTTGCATGTGGGTTTATAGGCCTATATCAAATGTAGGTTTACGAAATGTCAGGGTTTAAATCAATGTGAATGAGTACAACATACGAAAGCTctacaatatttacaaatctaccacttctgttttattttttgcaggtcTATGCCACATGCTCATGAAGAAACTTGCCTCCCTGAGATGTGCCTCCCTGATTTGTAGACACTCCAGTCACCTGGCCACACAGCACTATGATGTTATTGTGGTGGGAGGGGGCCATGCAGGCACAGAAGCTGCTGCAGCAGCTGCCAGACTGGGTGCTGAAACACTTCTGGTCACACAAAAAATATCAACCATTGGTGAGATACAGGGGTCACTTATTTAACTGTGTATTTTTGGTTATGgtacaaattgtatttttaacccCCATGTAGGCGCCCTGTCTTGCAATCCATCTCTTGGAGGAGTAGGTAAAGGCCATCTTGTGAAGGAGGTTGATGCGTTAGACGGCTTGTGTGGAAGAGCTGGAGACTGGGCTGGaattcatttttccatcttgaaCAAGAGGAAAGGTCCAGCAGTGTGGGGCCCTAGGGCCCAACTAGACAGACAGCGTTACAGGGAATTTATTCAGGTAACAGCTTCAGCCTCTGTGCACTCAAACCTGCTTATTATGTTATTGTGTAATTGActtgttttaattatattttcagaCCGAGTTGTTGAACACACCCAAATTAACACTTTTAGAGGGTGCCGTGGATGAGCTGCTGGTGACAGAAGCAAGCACAGAAGGGCCTGGTCACCACAAAGTCACTGGCATACGATTAGGTTCagatttagtttcagtttatatttacaatttCTTGAATAGTGACTTTTTAACTTTCAGTCTGACATTTTTCAGCTAATGGAATCCACCCCTTCTCTGCCAGCTCTGTCGTTCTCACTACTGGCACCTTTCTATCTGGGTCCTTATTTGTGGGCTGTACCACCTCTCCTGGGGGGCGAATTGGAGATGCTCCTTCAGCTTCTGGACTGTCCCACACACTGAAGGACATTTTGGGGCTAAAAATGGGCAGACTCCGGACAGGCACACCTCCAAGGATTATTAAGGATTCTGTGGATTTTTCTCAGGCTAACTATCATCCACCTGACAGTCAACCAAGACCCTTCAGCTTTCTCAATCTTCAAACCCACTGCAAAGTAAGCCACACTAAGCACAACCATTTATCAACAAGAAAGATTATTTTCAGGCAATTTAATtccaaaataaacattacagCCAGAAGAGCAGCTGCCATGTTACCTGACCTACACTACTCCTGGTGTTGAGCAAGTGGTGCATGACAGCCTCCATCTTAATTGCCATATACAGCAAGACACAAAAGGCCCCaggtcaaaatataaatatcttaGAGGAGCACtatgtggagggtctgccaccagcttgtctctatggaaatgttactgctttgtctgaaatatttcacagtaataaataaaatcaatgcaagatggatatgttttgACATCTttgtggagacaagtaggttgCATATCTTCCATCAGAAAAAGTTAGTGCCTCTTTAACTTTGCAAAATGTTATTGTCAAAAACCTGAAAGAAAATGAATGTACCGTTGCAGATATTGCCCGTCAATTGAGTCTCGTGTGCTGCGGTTCCCGGGGAGGAGTCATCAGGTGTGGTTGGAGCCAGAGGGACTGAGCTCTGACCTGGTTTACCCTCAGGGTCTGTCCATGACTATGCCACCAGACATGCAGCTCCGCCTCATCAGAGAGATACCTGCCTTACACAGAGCTCAGATCCACACACCAGGTAAACAGTTTGAACAGCCTTGAATATCAGTCAAAATTTACAACAGCATTGTAAACAGCCCATAGTGTAATGctgatttgttttttaacttgtaagaaaaatgtaatattttctcTGACTGCACAAAAATGCAGGTGATTATTTTGTGCTATAACCTTAAAGAGCTATAAAGCTTCATAGCTATAAAGCTATAAATGTTCACAGCTGAAAATAATTTCCCATGGAATTAACTCTGCAAAGCTGTGGACCCAATACATGACTAGAACTGTAGCATTCaacatgtgtgtattttttgctgattatttttttcagaaatagTGAATTACCCAAAGACTAGCCCCCCTGAAATGGTGACATCTTATTGTAGAATGATGTGAATGCAACATGACAATCTAACATTCATCATATGCTTCTTGGACAGGTTACGGCGTACAGTATGACTTTGTGTGTCCCACTCAGCTTAGCCCTAGTTTACAGGTGAAAAGCACTCAGGGGCTTTTCTTGGCAGGACAAATCAATGGAACAACAGGATATGAAGAGGCTGCTGCTCAGGTAGTGGTTTTGGAAATTTCAATTAAAAGTGACAGAAGTGGGTAGCAAAGAGTCTAATTTATgactacattttaaaagaaattgtacttttaaggATAGCTTAAAGTAAAAGGTATAGTGTGATAACTATACACTTTACTTGCACTTTAGTTATAAACCTGactatatttatgtatatttatatacattaaTATTGTCTATCCTTTAAAGTAAAAGTTACAATTTTTGACCACCCATGTATATATTCAAATAAAGCATTTACAATCACTGCACTGTAGGGATTGTGGGCTGGAGTGAATGCTGCACGCTCTGCCCTCTCCAAACCACCAGTGGTGCTGTCTCGCACTGAGAGCTACATAGGAGTTCTCATTGATGATTTGGTGAGTCGTGGGGTCACTGAGCCATACCGAATGTTTACCAGCCGGGCAGAGTTTCGAACATCACTACGGCCAGACAACGCAGACCTTCGTCTCACTCTCAAAggcagagatttttttttaaaccaatttaATGTCTTATctgattatatattatatagtaAGTTTAAACCCAACTTTTTTTTGTCAGGATTTGAAGAGGTGGGCTGTGTGTCCCTGCGTCGGTATAAAGAGGCTGTGAGGGCTCGAGATCATCTCCAGGATGGACTAGCAGCTCTTGAGGACCTGTCTCTGTCTTCTCACAGCTGGAGACACAAGTTGCCCAACATCAACATGAGTCAGAATAAGAGCACCGTTATGACGTGAGTAATGGCTGTGGATTTATTTGTTTAGCTGAATAttataaaatactttattttttacagtggtATTGAAATTCTGCAGTACAGTGAGGTGTCATATGAAATGCTATGCTCAGTATTTCCACAGCACCTTTCGCTTTACATAGAATTCTCTCAAAGAATCAAGATTGAAGGTAACTActacacattttttaatttgttttttgattaATTAATTCAGTTGACAGTACAACACATTTTGTCCCCAGCTGTTTACAGGCCCCACTGTGATGAACAaaggaaagagatagagaggattCAGAAAGAGGAGAGCATGGTCCTCTCTCCAGACATAGAttatctctctctgcctgtgtcACTGTCTCAAGAGGTCAGAGAAATACTGGACAGGATCCGACCAAGCACTGTGAGTGTCCACCTAAAAGTATGTGAatcctttttgtattttgttttttgatctATAGTTAATATGTCCAAATTTATGGTTCCAGCTTGGTGCTGCTTCACGTTTACAAGGCGTTACTCCTGCTGCAATAGTACACCTTCTCAACTATGTCCAGCCCACGGGCCACAAGGAAAAGAGAAACTACAAGCCTCAACTTCAAGAtcaaaaagaggaaagagagaagataTGTTTGAAAAACACGCAATAAGTATGTAAAAAAATgcgatgtatttaaaaatgtacaaaataaattacTGTTACATTcttataaaacattacaaaatgaTTTTACTGGTGCCTCAATGAACAAATATATGAATACAGTTCCAAGATCAAGCATCACTTTTGCTACATCTATGAGACTAAGCATGTTATAAACCTTACTGTGGATATTATTAAGATCCATGTTACAGTCTGTGATCCACTGCTGTTTGAAAGGATATGTCCATCTACTTCATCAATGCCTCTGCTGAAGAAACCAAATGGAAACCTCCAGTGAAGCTGTGGTACACCTCCAGGGGGTTCAGGGTAAAGAGTGGTGTCAACAAAAGTCACTTCATTGAACAGAGTGAGGGAGGTCGTGAGAGGACACTGAAAGAGAAATGTACAAGCTATGATATGAGACAAAAAGCCCATCAAAGATGGGGGATTATATACGCTACTAACCTTAAAGATACTACAATGGAACATGTATTTG contains the following coding sequences:
- the mto1 gene encoding protein MTO1 homolog, mitochondrial — its product is MLMKKLASLRCASLICRHSSHLATQHYDVIVVGGGHAGTEAAAAAARLGAETLLVTQKISTIGALSCNPSLGGVGKGHLVKEVDALDGLCGRAGDWAGIHFSILNKRKGPAVWGPRAQLDRQRYREFIQTELLNTPKLTLLEGAVDELLVTEASTEGPGHHKVTGIRLANGIHPFSASSVVLTTGTFLSGSLFVGCTTSPGGRIGDAPSASGLSHTLKDILGLKMGRLRTGTPPRIIKDSVDFSQANYHPPDSQPRPFSFLNLQTHCKPEEQLPCYLTYTTPGVEQVVHDSLHLNCHIQQDTKGPRYCPSIESRVLRFPGRSHQVWLEPEGLSSDLVYPQGLSMTMPPDMQLRLIREIPALHRAQIHTPGYGVQYDFVCPTQLSPSLQVKSTQGLFLAGQINGTTGYEEAAAQGLWAGVNAARSALSKPPVVLSRTESYIGVLIDDLVSRGVTEPYRMFTSRAEFRTSLRPDNADLRLTLKGFEEVGCVSLRRYKEAVRARDHLQDGLAALEDLSLSSHSWRHKLPNINMSQNKSTVMTGIEILQYSEVSYEMLCSVFPQHLSLYIEFSQRIKIEAVYRPHCDEQRKEIERIQKEESMVLSPDIDYLSLPVSLSQEVREILDRIRPSTLGAASRLQGVTPAAIVHLLNYVQPTGHKEKRNYKPQLQDQKEEREKICLKNTQ